One segment of Nocardia farcinica DNA contains the following:
- the purM gene encoding phosphoribosylformylglycinamidine cyclo-ligase has translation MTEQTPTGGASYAAAGVDIEAGDRAVELFGPLAKKATRPEVQGGLGGFAGLFALKGGYREPLLAASTDGVGTKIAVAQAMDKHDTVGLDLVAMVVDDLVVCGAEPLFLQDYIAIGKVVPEKVAELVSGIAEGCVRAGCALLGGETAEHPGLMDPDDYDLSATGVGVVEADAVLGPDRVRPGDVVIAMGSSGLHSNGYSLARKVLLDIDRMSLTGHVEEFGRTLGEELLEPTRIYAKDCLALIAETDVRTFAHVTGGGLAANLARVIPAGLVAELDRGTWNPAPVFKMIAQRGRVERAEMEKTFNMGVGMVAVVAPEDVDRALAVLTARHIECWTLGTVKKAKDADAPRAELLGEHPRF, from the coding sequence ATGACTGAACAGACCCCCACCGGTGGCGCTTCGTACGCCGCGGCCGGCGTGGACATCGAAGCCGGTGACCGCGCAGTCGAGTTGTTCGGGCCATTGGCGAAGAAGGCCACCCGCCCCGAAGTCCAGGGCGGCCTCGGCGGATTCGCCGGTCTCTTCGCGCTCAAGGGTGGCTACCGCGAGCCGCTGCTCGCCGCCTCCACCGACGGCGTGGGCACCAAGATCGCGGTCGCCCAGGCGATGGACAAGCACGACACCGTCGGGCTCGACCTCGTCGCGATGGTGGTCGACGACCTCGTCGTCTGCGGCGCGGAACCGCTGTTCCTGCAGGACTACATCGCCATCGGCAAGGTCGTCCCGGAGAAGGTCGCCGAACTGGTCTCGGGTATCGCCGAGGGTTGTGTGCGCGCCGGGTGCGCGCTGCTGGGCGGGGAGACCGCCGAACACCCGGGCCTGATGGATCCCGACGACTACGACCTGTCCGCGACCGGCGTGGGTGTGGTGGAAGCCGACGCCGTGCTCGGCCCCGACCGGGTGCGCCCGGGCGATGTCGTCATCGCGATGGGCTCGTCGGGCCTGCACTCCAACGGCTACAGCCTCGCCCGCAAGGTGCTGCTCGACATCGACCGCATGTCGCTGACCGGCCACGTGGAGGAGTTCGGCCGCACCCTCGGTGAGGAACTGCTCGAGCCGACCCGCATCTACGCCAAGGACTGCCTGGCGCTGATCGCCGAGACCGACGTGCGCACCTTCGCCCACGTCACCGGCGGTGGCCTGGCCGCGAACCTGGCGCGCGTGATCCCCGCCGGGCTGGTCGCCGAACTCGACCGCGGCACCTGGAATCCCGCCCCGGTGTTCAAGATGATCGCCCAGCGCGGCCGCGTCGAGCGCGCCGAGATGGAGAAGACGTTCAACATGGGCGTCGGCATGGTCGCCGTGGTCGCGCCCGAGGACGTGGACCGCGCGCTCGCGGTGCTGACCGCCAGGCACATCGAGTGCTGGACGCTGGGCACCGTGAAGAAGGCCAAGGACGCCGACGCGCCGCGCGCGGAACTGCTGGGCGAGCACCCGCGGTTCTGA
- a CDS encoding alpha/beta hydrolase, which translates to MLEKADTLTRLRARGVVVVRRTEDVIDLNYVGLVVATVFFALSVTPSLVPRDWLFQGLISGINAALGYGLGCLLEWLFRLWVRPRLKVPPAPTWVRYAVKTAVLLTAALTAALMLVQSARWQREITALMGMEGTTTPAYLRTGLLSLAVGVLVVAGYRTVREIILFLARQLNRWVRVPRELAPAVGALVLVVAAVTIFNGVASRAFFAVANSAFSVRNDHTSPNAVQPQQPERSGSPESLAAWDTLGFEGRWFVSHGPTASRIAAVTGRPAREPIRAYVGLESAEDGEDQAELAVRELERTGAFDRQVIVVVTTTGTGWVNSLAAGAIEYMFGGDTAIVASQYSYLPSVLSFLADRGKAAAAGERLFDAVHEHWSQRPPDQRPKLFVYGESLGSQGSEAAFDGLADLRAKVDGALWVGPPNSNRLWEQFVARRDPGSPEVLPVYADGLVVRFAANPPDLAVPGPEWRSPRIAYLQHASDPIVWWSTDLIFSRPDWLSEPRGSDVSSQMRWAPFVTFWQVTADLTNAQGVADGHGHRYGSLVLDAWAAIAQPPGWTPELAEQVRFQLEAAEEFERVVK; encoded by the coding sequence GTGCTCGAGAAGGCGGACACCCTGACGAGGCTGCGTGCGCGCGGCGTCGTCGTGGTGCGCCGGACCGAGGACGTCATCGATCTGAACTACGTCGGCCTGGTCGTGGCCACCGTGTTCTTCGCGCTGTCGGTGACGCCCTCGCTGGTGCCACGCGACTGGCTGTTCCAGGGCTTGATCAGCGGTATCAACGCCGCCCTCGGCTACGGCCTCGGCTGCCTGCTCGAATGGCTGTTCCGGTTGTGGGTGCGGCCGCGGCTGAAAGTGCCGCCCGCCCCCACCTGGGTGCGCTACGCGGTCAAGACGGCCGTGCTGCTCACCGCCGCGCTGACCGCTGCGCTGATGCTCGTGCAGTCGGCGCGCTGGCAGCGCGAGATCACCGCGCTGATGGGGATGGAAGGCACCACCACCCCCGCCTACCTGCGCACCGGCCTGCTGAGCCTGGCCGTCGGCGTGCTCGTGGTGGCCGGGTACCGGACCGTGCGCGAGATCATCCTGTTCCTGGCCAGGCAGCTCAACCGCTGGGTGCGGGTGCCGCGGGAACTGGCACCCGCGGTCGGCGCGCTGGTGCTGGTGGTAGCGGCGGTGACGATCTTCAACGGGGTCGCCTCCCGTGCCTTCTTCGCGGTCGCCAACTCCGCGTTCAGCGTCCGCAACGACCACACCTCCCCGAACGCCGTGCAGCCGCAGCAGCCCGAGCGGTCCGGCAGCCCGGAATCGCTGGCCGCCTGGGACACCCTCGGGTTCGAGGGCCGGTGGTTCGTCTCGCACGGGCCGACGGCGAGCCGGATCGCCGCCGTCACCGGCAGGCCCGCGCGTGAACCGATCCGCGCCTACGTCGGCTTGGAGTCGGCCGAGGACGGCGAGGACCAGGCCGAACTCGCGGTGCGAGAACTCGAACGCACCGGCGCGTTCGACCGTCAGGTGATCGTCGTGGTGACCACGACCGGGACCGGGTGGGTCAATTCGCTGGCGGCGGGCGCGATCGAGTACATGTTCGGCGGCGACACCGCGATCGTCGCGTCGCAGTACTCGTATCTGCCCAGCGTGCTGTCGTTCCTCGCCGACCGCGGCAAGGCGGCCGCGGCCGGCGAACGGCTCTTCGACGCCGTACACGAACACTGGTCGCAGCGGCCGCCGGACCAGCGGCCCAAGCTGTTCGTCTACGGCGAGAGCCTGGGTTCGCAGGGCTCCGAGGCCGCCTTCGACGGGCTGGCCGACCTCCGCGCCAAGGTCGACGGTGCGCTCTGGGTCGGACCACCGAACTCCAACCGGCTGTGGGAGCAGTTCGTGGCGCGCCGCGACCCCGGATCGCCGGAGGTGCTGCCCGTGTACGCCGACGGGCTCGTCGTCCGGTTCGCCGCCAACCCACCCGATCTGGCCGTGCCCGGCCCGGAATGGCGTTCGCCGCGCATCGCCTACCTGCAGCACGCCTCCGACCCGATCGTGTGGTGGTCGACGGACCTGATCTTCTCGCGCCCGGACTGGTTGTCCGAGCCGCGCGGCTCGGATGTGTCCTCGCAGATGCGCTGGGCGCCGTTCGTGACGTTCTGGCAGGTGACCGCCGACCTCACCAACGCCCAGGGCGTCGCCGACGGCCACGGCCACCGCTACGGCAGCCTGGTCCTGGACGCCTGGGCCGCCATCGCCCAACCCCCCGGCTGGACACCGGAACTCGCCGAACAGGTGCGCTTCCAACTGGAGGCGGCCGAGGAGTTCGAACGAGTGGTGAAGTGA
- a CDS encoding aminodeoxychorismate lyase, producing the protein MVDRVLVTLDGVVRDADEPLLFADDIGVLRGDGVFETVLVRDGDACAIEFHLGRLRRSAQALDLPEPELSRWREAVQTAAKEWGSEREGMMRLVLTRGRDTELGAPSSVTSGDLAAAVPVPTAYVLVVPVPERVAKARAEGVSVVTLARGISIDLAQAAPWQLLGAKTLSYATNMAALRFAHRMGADDVIFTSTENRVLEGPRSTVVIARDKELITPPAKNGVLPGVTQRALFTEAKKAGWECRYAPLFTADLLTCDSIWMLSSVTLAARVNSLDGLRMSAPDNAEEIIELVDRGVQRGGAIGDW; encoded by the coding sequence ATGGTAGATCGAGTTCTTGTCACACTCGACGGTGTGGTCCGCGACGCGGACGAGCCGTTGTTGTTCGCCGACGACATCGGGGTGCTGCGCGGTGACGGTGTCTTCGAAACGGTGCTGGTGCGTGACGGTGACGCGTGTGCGATCGAATTCCACCTGGGCCGGTTGCGTCGCTCGGCGCAGGCGCTCGATCTACCCGAGCCGGAACTGTCGCGTTGGCGCGAGGCGGTGCAGACCGCGGCCAAGGAGTGGGGCAGCGAGCGCGAGGGCATGATGCGCCTGGTGCTCACCCGCGGCCGCGACACCGAGCTGGGCGCCCCGTCCAGTGTCACCTCCGGCGATCTCGCCGCCGCGGTGCCGGTGCCGACCGCGTATGTCCTGGTGGTGCCGGTGCCCGAGCGCGTCGCCAAGGCGCGCGCCGAGGGTGTCTCGGTGGTGACCCTGGCCCGCGGCATCTCGATCGACCTGGCCCAGGCCGCGCCGTGGCAGTTGCTCGGCGCCAAGACGCTGTCCTACGCGACGAACATGGCGGCGCTGCGGTTCGCGCACCGGATGGGCGCCGACGACGTGATCTTCACCAGCACCGAGAACCGGGTGCTGGAAGGCCCGCGCTCGACCGTGGTGATCGCCAGGGACAAGGAGCTGATCACCCCGCCCGCCAAGAACGGTGTGCTGCCGGGCGTGACCCAGCGCGCGCTGTTCACCGAAGCGAAGAAGGCGGGCTGGGAGTGCCGTTACGCCCCGCTCTTCACCGCCGACCTGCTCACCTGCGACAGCATCTGGATGCTGTCGAGCGTCACGCTGGCCGCTCGGGTGAATTCCCTGGACGGCCTTCGCATGTCGGCGCCGGACAACGCCGAGGAGATCATCGAACTCGTCGACCGCGGCGTGCAGCGCGGGGGCGCGATCGGCGACTGGTGA
- a CDS encoding CPBP family intramembrane glutamic endopeptidase, with translation MSVRRSGRHAKAAAAVLLPLAWNNRLLPALGLGIRGRTAAHLTFALGYATALGARPNWLSPRGFRAGLLISAVVAAGSAAALTCPRTRAALAAAPDRTPEVRTAEWITVHIPLGTALPEELIFRATLDPLLTTALGPRPALVIGPLTFGLWHIHSARAAGDPILPTIAATTAAGVVFGSLYRRTAGAVAPTLVHLTLNTAGAVITTSARKRARRGR, from the coding sequence GTGAGCGTGCGGCGTTCCGGCAGGCACGCGAAAGCCGCTGCGGCCGTGCTGCTTCCCCTCGCCTGGAACAACCGGCTCCTGCCCGCCCTCGGCCTCGGCATCCGCGGCCGCACCGCCGCCCACCTGACCTTCGCCCTCGGCTACGCCACGGCGTTGGGCGCCCGCCCGAACTGGCTGTCGCCCCGCGGCTTCCGCGCCGGCCTGCTCATCAGCGCCGTCGTCGCCGCCGGTTCCGCCGCCGCCCTGACCTGCCCGCGCACCCGCGCCGCCCTCGCCGCCGCCCCCGACCGCACCCCCGAAGTCCGCACCGCCGAATGGATTACCGTCCACATCCCCCTCGGCACCGCCCTCCCCGAAGAACTCATCTTCCGCGCCACCCTCGACCCCCTCCTCACCACCGCCCTCGGCCCCCGCCCCGCCCTCGTGATCGGCCCACTGACCTTCGGCCTCTGGCACATCCACTCGGCCCGTGCGGCGGGGGATCCGATCCTGCCGACCATTGCCGCGACAACGGCGGCGGGCGTGGTCTTCGGCTCCCTGTATCGCCGCACGGCCGGCGCTGTCGCCCCCACCCTGGTGCATCTGACACTGAACACAGCAGGCGCCGTGATCACCACATCGGCCAGGAAGCGCGCGCGGCGCGGGAGGTGA
- a CDS encoding MOSC domain-containing protein, with amino-acid sequence MTSEDARVLAVCVVHADLTVPTRVGRTAIDKRPVPGRVAVGTLGLAGDHVCDTKHHGGVDQAVYAYAEEDARRWSEELGRDLPAGWFGENLRIAGLDVSDAVVGARWSIGDTLLEVSAPRVPCATFGHWSGEAQWVKRFTLRSDTGTYLRVLRAGSIGAGDPVRVEYTPAHGITVRDVFTGADLDRLVTLLTVEPTVTDTVRMQIERHARRHGRPLPEIGDDLAEEAVS; translated from the coding sequence ATGACGTCCGAGGACGCCCGGGTACTGGCGGTGTGCGTGGTGCACGCCGATCTCACCGTGCCGACCCGCGTGGGGCGCACCGCGATCGACAAGCGCCCGGTGCCGGGCCGCGTCGCGGTCGGCACGCTCGGCCTGGCCGGCGACCACGTCTGCGACACCAAGCATCACGGCGGCGTCGACCAGGCCGTGTACGCCTATGCCGAGGAGGACGCGCGACGCTGGAGCGAGGAACTCGGCCGGGATCTGCCCGCGGGCTGGTTCGGGGAGAACCTGCGCATCGCCGGGCTCGACGTCAGCGACGCCGTGGTCGGTGCCCGGTGGTCGATCGGCGACACCCTGCTCGAGGTGAGCGCGCCCCGAGTACCGTGCGCCACGTTCGGGCACTGGTCCGGCGAGGCGCAGTGGGTCAAACGGTTCACCCTGCGCAGCGACACCGGCACGTATCTGCGGGTGCTGCGGGCGGGCAGCATCGGCGCGGGCGATCCGGTGCGGGTCGAATACACCCCCGCGCACGGCATCACCGTGCGCGACGTGTTCACCGGTGCCGATCTGGACCGCCTGGTCACCCTGCTCACCGTCGAGCCGACCGTCACCGACACCGTGCGGATGCAGATCGAACGGCACGCCCGCAGGCACGGCCGGCCACTACCGGAAATCGGCGACGACCTGGCGGAGGAGGCCGTGTCGTGA
- the ygfZ gene encoding CAF17-like 4Fe-4S cluster assembly/insertion protein YgfZ: MSVLDAPSPLLSVAGAVAGPPGSPDATVAWHYGNPFGEQRAAVERVAIVDRSHRFVLRITGGERLSWLHTISSQHVANLGDRQSAENLDLDLNGRIQHHFVLSDLDGTVWVDTEADRGPALLDFLTKMVFWADAKPAEATDHAVLSLLGPEVARLREALGITELPEIYAVTPLPDGGFLRRMPWPTADSYDLVVPRERLGAWWRTLTEAGAEPAGMWAFEALRVAALRPRIGLDTDERTIPHEVRWIGGPAEHGAVHLDKGCYRGQETVARVHNLGKPPRQLVLLHLDGSADERPQPGADVTAGGRTVGRLGSVVDHYELGPIALALVKRAVPADAQLTTGPSAAAIDPDSVPVDDTPQAGRLAVDRLRGR; this comes from the coding sequence GTGTCCGTGCTCGATGCACCCAGCCCCCTCCTCTCCGTCGCGGGCGCTGTCGCGGGTCCGCCCGGTTCGCCGGACGCCACGGTGGCCTGGCACTACGGCAATCCGTTCGGTGAGCAGCGCGCCGCGGTCGAGCGGGTCGCGATCGTGGATCGTTCCCATCGGTTCGTGCTGCGCATCACCGGCGGTGAACGGCTGAGCTGGCTGCACACCATCTCCAGTCAGCACGTCGCGAACCTCGGCGACCGGCAGTCGGCGGAGAACCTCGACCTCGACCTGAACGGCCGCATCCAGCACCATTTCGTGCTCAGCGACCTCGATGGCACCGTCTGGGTCGACACCGAAGCCGACCGCGGGCCCGCCCTGCTGGACTTCCTGACGAAGATGGTCTTCTGGGCCGACGCCAAGCCCGCCGAGGCCACCGACCATGCCGTGCTGAGCCTGCTCGGCCCCGAGGTCGCCCGGTTGCGCGAGGCCCTCGGCATCACCGAACTGCCGGAGATCTACGCGGTGACGCCGCTGCCGGACGGCGGCTTCCTGCGCCGGATGCCCTGGCCGACGGCCGACTCCTACGATCTCGTCGTCCCGCGCGAGCGGCTCGGCGCCTGGTGGAGGACCCTCACCGAGGCGGGCGCCGAACCCGCGGGCATGTGGGCCTTCGAGGCGCTGCGCGTCGCGGCGCTGCGGCCGCGGATCGGCCTGGACACCGATGAGCGCACCATCCCGCACGAGGTGCGCTGGATCGGCGGCCCGGCCGAACACGGCGCGGTGCACCTGGACAAGGGCTGCTATCGCGGCCAGGAGACCGTCGCCCGCGTGCACAACCTCGGCAAGCCGCCCCGGCAACTGGTGCTGCTGCACCTGGACGGCTCCGCCGACGAGCGGCCGCAGCCGGGTGCGGATGTCACCGCGGGTGGCCGCACGGTGGGCCGCCTCGGCTCGGTGGTCGACCACTACGAGCTGGGGCCGATCGCGCTGGCGCTGGTCAAACGCGCGGTCCCGGCCGATGCGCAACTCACCACCGGTCCGAGCGCGGCCGCGATCGACCCGGATTCGGTGCCCGTCGACGACACCCCGCAGGCGGGCCGGCTCGCGGTCGACCGGCTGCGCGGCCGGTGA
- a CDS encoding asparaginase, translated as MSVELVEVVRSGFRECVHRGSLVVLDPAGEPVVALGEVHLPIFPRSTNKPMQAVALLRNGFEPLDDPELAIATASHYGEADQVRLVERLLARFGFDERALACPPELPIEERARAAALAGGPRPIYMNCSGKHAAMLATCAVNGWSVQDYLDEKHPLQQAVADTVVELTGEPETDLGIDGCGLPIIPVSLVNLARAYARLATAAPGTPERRIADAIRAHPRVISGTNAPDLQIMTATPGLVCKIGADGVHAGALPDGTAFAYKIDDGGDRARMPLTLAILHRMGVEWTTTHAELAAQPVLGGGARVGVIRAIPGVL; from the coding sequence GTGAGCGTGGAACTGGTCGAGGTGGTGCGCTCCGGGTTCCGTGAATGCGTGCACCGGGGGTCACTGGTCGTGCTCGATCCGGCCGGGGAGCCGGTCGTCGCGCTCGGCGAGGTGCACCTGCCGATCTTTCCCCGCTCCACCAACAAGCCGATGCAGGCGGTGGCCCTGCTGCGAAACGGCTTCGAGCCGCTCGACGACCCCGAGCTGGCCATCGCCACCGCCTCGCACTACGGCGAGGCCGACCAGGTCCGGCTGGTCGAGCGGCTGCTCGCGCGGTTCGGCTTCGACGAACGCGCCCTCGCGTGCCCGCCCGAGCTGCCCATCGAGGAGCGGGCGCGCGCGGCGGCGTTGGCGGGCGGGCCGCGGCCGATCTACATGAACTGCTCGGGCAAGCACGCCGCGATGCTGGCCACCTGCGCGGTCAACGGTTGGTCGGTGCAGGACTACCTCGACGAGAAGCACCCGCTGCAGCAGGCGGTGGCCGACACCGTGGTCGAGCTGACCGGTGAACCCGAAACCGACCTCGGCATCGACGGCTGCGGGCTGCCCATCATCCCGGTCTCGCTGGTGAACCTGGCCCGCGCCTACGCCCGGCTGGCCACCGCGGCGCCCGGCACGCCCGAACGGCGAATCGCCGATGCGATCCGCGCGCATCCGCGAGTGATTTCGGGCACGAACGCGCCCGATCTACAGATCATGACCGCGACCCCCGGACTGGTGTGCAAGATCGGCGCCGACGGTGTGCACGCCGGTGCGCTGCCCGACGGAACCGCCTTCGCCTACAAGATCGACGACGGCGGCGACCGGGCGCGGATGCCCCTGACGCTGGCGATTCTGCACCGGATGGGCGTCGAGTGGACGACCACGCACGCCGAGCTGGCGGCCCAGCCGGTGCTCGGCGGCGGCGCCCGGGTGGGAGTGATCCGGGCGATTCCCGGCGTACTCTGA
- the purF gene encoding amidophosphoribosyltransferase encodes MTNAESSVDSLASASDQDENEPREECGVFGVWAPSEDVAKLTYYGLYALQHRGQEAAGIAVSDGQQILVFKDLGLVSQVFDEQTLAAMPGHIAVGHCRYSTTGGVTWENAQPIFRTTAVGSGLALGHNGNLVNTAELAGRARELGLIGTPVSGGRPQPVGATSDSDVMTALLAHAAADSSIEQAAMELLPQLRGAFCLTFMDEHTLYAARDPHGVRPLCLGRLDRGWVVASETAALDIVGAAFVREIEPGELLAIDAEGVRSMRFANPEPKGCVFEYVYLARPDSTIAGRSVHATRVEIGRRLAKEHPVEADLVIPVPESGTPAAVGYAQGSGVPYGQGLMKNAYVGRTFIQPSQTIRQLGIRLKLNPLREVIRGKRLIVVDDSIVRGNTQRALVRMLREAGAVEIHVRIASPPVKWPCFYGIDFASRAELIANGGGADDSYDDMVEAVRRSIGADTLGYISTEGMIAATEQPRTRLCSACFDGQYPIPLPTEASIGKNLLEGMLTGQPESVLLGDNANASALSRP; translated from the coding sequence GTGACCAACGCCGAATCTTCGGTCGACAGCCTCGCATCCGCCTCCGATCAGGACGAGAACGAACCACGCGAGGAGTGTGGTGTGTTCGGTGTCTGGGCGCCGAGCGAGGACGTGGCCAAGCTCACGTACTACGGCCTCTACGCGCTGCAGCATCGCGGCCAGGAGGCGGCGGGCATCGCGGTCTCCGACGGTCAGCAGATCCTGGTGTTCAAGGATCTGGGCTTGGTCAGCCAGGTGTTCGACGAGCAGACGCTGGCCGCCATGCCCGGCCACATCGCCGTCGGCCACTGTCGCTACTCCACCACGGGCGGCGTGACCTGGGAGAACGCCCAGCCGATCTTCCGCACCACCGCGGTCGGCTCCGGCCTGGCGCTGGGCCACAACGGCAATCTCGTCAACACCGCCGAACTGGCCGGGCGCGCACGCGAACTCGGGCTCATCGGCACCCCCGTGTCCGGCGGCCGGCCGCAGCCGGTGGGCGCGACCTCCGACTCCGACGTGATGACCGCCCTGCTGGCGCACGCCGCGGCCGACTCGAGCATCGAGCAGGCCGCGATGGAACTGCTGCCGCAGCTGCGCGGCGCGTTCTGCCTCACCTTCATGGACGAGCACACCCTCTACGCCGCCCGCGACCCGCACGGGGTGCGGCCGCTGTGCCTGGGCAGGCTCGACCGCGGCTGGGTGGTGGCCAGCGAGACCGCCGCGCTCGACATCGTCGGCGCCGCCTTCGTCCGTGAGATCGAACCCGGCGAACTGCTGGCGATCGACGCCGAAGGCGTGCGGTCGATGCGCTTCGCCAACCCCGAACCCAAGGGTTGCGTCTTCGAATACGTCTACCTGGCCCGCCCCGACTCCACCATCGCCGGGCGCTCGGTGCACGCCACCCGCGTCGAGATCGGCAGGCGGCTGGCCAAGGAGCATCCGGTCGAGGCCGATCTGGTCATCCCGGTGCCCGAATCCGGCACCCCGGCCGCGGTCGGCTACGCCCAGGGCTCGGGTGTGCCCTACGGCCAGGGTCTGATGAAGAACGCCTACGTGGGGCGCACCTTCATCCAGCCGAGCCAGACGATCCGCCAGCTCGGCATCCGGCTCAAGCTCAACCCGCTGCGCGAGGTGATCCGCGGCAAGCGGTTGATCGTGGTCGACGACTCCATCGTGCGCGGCAACACCCAGCGCGCGCTGGTGCGGATGCTGCGGGAGGCGGGCGCGGTGGAGATCCACGTCCGCATCGCCTCGCCGCCGGTCAAGTGGCCCTGCTTCTACGGCATCGACTTCGCCTCCCGGGCGGAGCTGATCGCCAACGGTGGCGGCGCCGACGACAGCTACGACGACATGGTCGAAGCCGTGCGGCGCTCGATCGGCGCCGACACCCTCGGTTACATCTCCACCGAGGGCATGATCGCCGCGACCGAACAGCCGCGGACCCGGCTGTGCAGCGCGTGCTTCGACGGCCAGTACCCGATCCCGCTGCCCACCGAGGCCTCGATCGGGAAGAACCTGCTCGAGGGGATGCTCACCGGGCAGCCGGAATCGGTGCTGCTCGGCGACAACGCCAACGCCAGCGCGTTGAGCCGCCCCTGA
- a CDS encoding DUF3073 domain-containing protein gives MGRGRAKAKQTKVARELKYSSPTTDFASLQRELSGHPTKRSGGVLSDEHDSDDSLSRWDEDDYDDWRR, from the coding sequence ATGGGCCGTGGCCGGGCTAAGGCAAAGCAGACCAAGGTCGCACGAGAGCTGAAGTACAGCTCGCCGACGACCGACTTCGCGAGCCTTCAGCGCGAGCTCTCGGGACACCCCACCAAGCGCAGTGGTGGTGTGCTGTCCGATGAGCACGACTCGGACGACTCCTTGTCCCGCTGGGACGAGGACGACTACGACGACTGGCGCCGCTGA
- a CDS encoding YhgE/Pip domain-containing protein: MYLAYVADPQENLHDFPIALVNLDVGETLGTPEQPRQVNFGTQVADGIREAVPKDQIDLRVLGINEAQQQMRTGQVYGAIIIPGDFSKRLGILGVGSVIPGEIEQPILTVQTNPRVGPYATAIVTRMADQMFPQVNEQVGKQLTEQVQAQLTPPEGGQPTELSGATRLSLDSPLRLVVEEFRPLPSGTGQGLTAFFYALLLLLVGVVGAMTIHTMVDAALGFVPTEYGPWYVHYPPTPISRFRTLLIKWGVFALMAAIVAGIFLLVAKALDMPLEHPLALYLYSAFAMIAVGVTGLSTLAAIGSAGLLVNLILFVVLGLPSSGGTVPIEATPHYFGWLATFEPMHQVFLAVRAILYFNADFSAGLTRGLLMTILGLVIGLVFGVVITRYYDYKGLHRGANNGAA, from the coding sequence ATGTACCTGGCCTACGTCGCGGATCCGCAGGAGAACCTGCACGACTTCCCGATCGCGTTGGTGAACCTGGACGTGGGTGAGACGCTCGGCACGCCCGAGCAGCCCCGGCAGGTGAATTTCGGCACACAGGTGGCCGACGGCATCCGCGAGGCCGTGCCGAAGGACCAGATCGATCTGCGCGTGCTCGGTATCAACGAGGCCCAGCAGCAGATGCGTACCGGCCAGGTGTACGGCGCGATCATCATCCCCGGCGACTTCAGCAAGCGGCTGGGCATTCTCGGGGTGGGCAGCGTGATTCCCGGCGAGATCGAGCAGCCGATCCTCACGGTGCAGACCAATCCGCGCGTCGGCCCCTACGCCACCGCGATCGTCACCCGCATGGCGGATCAGATGTTCCCGCAGGTGAACGAGCAGGTCGGCAAGCAGCTCACCGAGCAGGTCCAGGCGCAGCTCACCCCGCCCGAGGGTGGGCAGCCGACCGAGCTGAGCGGGGCGACGCGGCTGTCGCTGGACAGCCCGCTGCGGCTGGTGGTCGAGGAGTTCCGGCCGCTGCCCAGCGGCACCGGCCAGGGCCTCACGGCCTTCTTCTACGCGCTGTTGCTGCTGCTCGTCGGCGTGGTCGGCGCGATGACGATCCACACCATGGTCGACGCGGCGCTCGGTTTCGTGCCCACCGAGTACGGCCCGTGGTACGTGCACTATCCGCCGACGCCGATCTCCCGGTTCCGCACCCTGCTGATCAAGTGGGGCGTGTTCGCCCTCATGGCGGCCATCGTCGCCGGGATCTTCCTGCTGGTGGCGAAGGCCCTCGACATGCCGTTGGAGCACCCGCTCGCGCTGTATCTCTACAGCGCGTTCGCGATGATCGCGGTCGGCGTGACCGGCCTGTCCACCCTCGCGGCGATCGGCTCGGCCGGTCTGCTGGTGAACCTGATCCTGTTCGTCGTCCTCGGCCTGCCCTCCTCGGGCGGCACCGTGCCGATCGAGGCGACCCCGCACTACTTCGGCTGGCTCGCCACCTTCGAGCCGATGCACCAGGTGTTCCTGGCGGTACGGGCGATCCTCTACTTCAACGCCGACTTCTCCGCAGGCCTCACCCGCGGCCTGCTGATGACGATTCTCGGACTGGTCATCGGACTCGTCTTCGGCGTGGTGATCACCCGGTACTACGACTACAAGGGACTGCACCGGGGCGCGAACAACGGCGCCGCCTGA